From a single Streptomyces sp. NBC_00377 genomic region:
- a CDS encoding M23 family metallopeptidase, with translation MASNPPAPEAPYAPSRSTETFGYGDYRTDEGPWEEWNPTADSIRPVRGKHRVAKQRGGGFARSSTVLGVGVIAAVSAGGMASANTGKAPVSISMPDLPNVGSLISDDEPAQEAAPALAGFGSEAAVDADESVADAGEALRSRIMAQAESQQSQVEVKALAAAAKAEADAVTKAQKEAEAKAAAAKKKAAEEAAAKVEAARLAELAKQYTLPTSSYTITSTFGQAGSLWSSGYHTGLDFAAPTGTLIKAVHSGTITEAGWAGSYGYRTILTLDDGTELWFCHQSSISVSVGQKVATGDVIGRVGATGNVTGAHLHLEVHPGGSSDGIDPAAWLRGKGLNP, from the coding sequence GTGGCGTCCAACCCGCCTGCCCCCGAGGCCCCGTACGCGCCCAGCCGGTCCACCGAGACCTTCGGCTACGGCGACTACCGCACCGACGAGGGCCCGTGGGAGGAGTGGAACCCCACCGCGGACTCCATTCGCCCGGTACGCGGCAAGCACCGCGTGGCCAAGCAGCGCGGCGGCGGATTCGCCCGCAGCTCCACCGTCCTCGGCGTCGGCGTCATTGCCGCCGTCAGCGCGGGCGGCATGGCCAGCGCCAACACCGGCAAGGCCCCGGTCTCCATCTCGATGCCGGACCTGCCCAACGTGGGCTCGCTCATCTCCGACGACGAACCCGCCCAGGAAGCCGCGCCGGCCCTCGCCGGGTTCGGCTCCGAAGCGGCCGTGGACGCCGACGAGAGCGTCGCCGACGCCGGTGAGGCCCTGCGCAGCCGGATCATGGCGCAGGCCGAGTCTCAGCAGTCACAGGTCGAGGTCAAGGCCCTCGCCGCGGCGGCCAAGGCCGAGGCCGACGCCGTCACCAAGGCCCAGAAGGAGGCGGAGGCCAAGGCCGCCGCCGCGAAGAAGAAGGCCGCCGAGGAAGCCGCCGCGAAGGTCGAGGCCGCGCGCCTGGCCGAGCTGGCCAAGCAGTACACGCTGCCCACCTCCTCGTACACCATCACCTCGACCTTCGGTCAGGCCGGTTCCCTCTGGTCCTCCGGCTACCACACGGGCCTCGACTTCGCCGCGCCCACGGGCACGCTCATCAAGGCCGTCCACAGCGGCACCATCACCGAGGCCGGCTGGGCCGGTTCCTACGGCTACCGCACCATCCTGACCCTGGACGACGGCACCGAGCTGTGGTTCTGCCACCAGTCGTCGATCAGCGTCAGCGTCGGCCAGAAGGTCGCCACCGGTGACGTCATCGGCCGGGTGGGCGCGACCGGGAACGTCACCGGAGCCCATCTCCACCTCGAGGTCCACCCGGGTGGCAGCTCCGACGGCATCGACCCGGCGGCCTGGCTGCGCGGCAAGGGCCTCAACCCCTGA
- a CDS encoding aldo/keto reductase produces MTSLRRLGSSDLEVFPLSLGGNVFGWTADEAASFAVLDAYTAAGGNFVDTADSYSAWVEGNSGGESETLIGKWVKARGNRDDVVIATKVSQHPAFPGLSADNIKAAADASLRRLNTDRIDLYYTHFDKPEVPVEEIVGALDELVTAGKVRHIAASNISPERLQESLEFSDREGLARYVALQPHYNLVSRDTYEGGLQDLAARFGLAAVPYSALASGFLTGKYRPGTTVQSPRAAGAAKHLETERGRNVLTALDEIAQAHDTQIPTVALAWLAARPTVAAPIASARTIEQLPALLGVAQLELTQDELTRLTRASA; encoded by the coding sequence ATGACTTCTCTTCGCCGACTCGGCTCCTCCGACCTCGAGGTCTTCCCCCTGTCCCTCGGCGGCAACGTCTTCGGCTGGACCGCGGACGAGGCGGCCTCCTTCGCCGTACTCGACGCCTACACCGCCGCCGGCGGCAACTTCGTGGACACCGCCGACTCCTACTCGGCGTGGGTCGAGGGCAACAGCGGCGGCGAGTCCGAGACCCTCATCGGCAAGTGGGTGAAGGCCCGGGGCAACCGCGACGACGTCGTGATCGCCACGAAGGTCAGCCAGCACCCCGCGTTCCCCGGTCTGTCCGCCGACAACATCAAGGCCGCCGCCGACGCCTCGCTCCGCCGTCTGAACACCGACCGCATCGACCTCTACTACACGCACTTCGACAAGCCCGAGGTCCCCGTCGAGGAGATCGTCGGCGCGCTCGACGAACTGGTGACGGCGGGCAAGGTGCGCCACATCGCCGCCTCCAACATCTCGCCCGAGCGTCTCCAGGAGTCCCTGGAGTTCTCCGACCGCGAGGGCCTGGCCCGGTACGTCGCCCTCCAGCCCCACTACAACCTGGTCTCGCGCGACACCTACGAGGGCGGCCTCCAGGACCTCGCCGCCCGCTTCGGCCTCGCCGCCGTCCCGTACTCCGCGCTGGCCTCCGGCTTCCTCACCGGCAAGTACCGGCCCGGTACGACCGTGCAGAGCCCCCGGGCCGCCGGCGCCGCCAAGCACCTGGAGACGGAGCGGGGCCGGAACGTCCTCACCGCCCTGGACGAGATCGCCCAGGCCCACGACACACAGATCCCCACGGTCGCCCTGGCGTGGCTCGCGGCCCGGCCGACGGTGGCAGCCCCGATCGCGTCCGCGCGCACGATCGAGCAGCTGCCGGCACTGCTCGGGGTGGCACAGCTGGAACTGACCCAGGATGAACTCACCCGACTGACCCGAGCCTCGGCCTGA